A section of the Macadamia integrifolia cultivar HAES 741 chromosome 9, SCU_Mint_v3, whole genome shotgun sequence genome encodes:
- the LOC122089729 gene encoding uncharacterized protein LOC122089729, protein MSDSLESGMGSTSSTPSMPHVRVAHQPTMLEMATKQDKKSLGMLVTDFFVNNNISFNVILTNSFIEMLRGACVYGTSYVVPSYSNLRTSLILGRKAEIMQYVSNIKATWGITSCTIMSNSWTDIKKRSWVNVIAYSPGGAVFFKCIECGINRLTSTFLFNVVQFISDNGSNFCFCGDMLSEKWRHIYRTNYAAHGINLLLKDIHKKVKWVREVIKDGKLVMDYIHRHTGPVALMRKFTNNRDIKQPCKTRFGTYFFMLQSLIVVENELRLFVASSEWRAFQFNKAEMAVRTIGIIQSDTFWEGVKEVVAFMEPLIRILRLADSDGSTVGYLYEAAERAKETLRKFVENDGGKYLTIMDLFQFRLEKNIIHHVHLFGALLNHSIMFGGRFDIDRTKL, encoded by the coding sequence ATGAGTGATTCTCTTGAAAGTGGAATGGGTTCCACAAGTAGCACACCTTCTATGCCTCATGTTAGGGTTGCACATCAACCCACAATGCTAGAGATGGCTACTAAGCAAGACAAGAAATCATTGGGCATGTTGGTAACTGATTTTTTTGTCAACAATAACATTTCCTTCAATGTTATTCTAACAAATTCTTTTATTGAGATGCTAAGGGGTGCATGTGTGTATGGTACAAGTTATGTTGTACCTAGTTATAGCAATCTTCGGACCAGTTTGATTCTTGGAAGAAAAGCAGAAATCATGCAATATGTTAGCAATATAAAGGCGACATGGGGTATCACAAGTTGCACAATTATGTCTAATTCTTGGACTGACATAAAGAAGAGGTCATGGGTTAATGTGATTGCTTACTCTCCTGGGGGTGCTGTGTTTTTTAAATGTATTGAGTGCGGTATAAATAGATTAACTTCCACATTTCTTTTCAATGTTGTGCAATTTATTTCAGATAATGGTTCTAACTTTTGTTTTTGTGGTGATATGTTGTCTGAAAAATGGCGTCATATATATAGAACAAATTATGCTGCTCATGGGATTAATCTACTTTTGAAAGATATTCACAAAAAAGTTAAATGGGTGAGGGAAGTTATAAAAGATGGAAAACTTGTAATGGATTATATTCACAGGCACACAGGTCCTGTAGCATTGATGAGAAAATTCACCAATAATAGAGATATCAAGCAGCCTTGCAAGACAAGGTTtggtacttatttttttatgctgcAGTCTCTTATTGTTGTTGAGAATGAGTTGAGGCTTTTTGTTGCATCATCTGAGTGGAGAGCCTTTCAATTCAATAAAGCTGAAATGGCAGTAAGAACTATTGGAATAATTCAATCAGATACATTTTGGGAGGGGGTAAAGGAAGTTGTTGCTTTCATGGAGCCACTTATTCGTATTCTTCGCCTTGCTGATTCAGATGGTTCTACTGTAGGTTACTTATATGAAGCAGCAGAAAGGGCAAAAGAAACATTGAGAAAATTTGTGGAGAATGATGGAGGGAAGTATTTAACCATAAtggatttgtttcaatttaggtTAGAGAAGAACATTATTCATCATGTTCATCTCTTTGGTGCACTTTTGAATCATTCTATTATGTTTGGTGGTCGATTTGATATTGATAGAACTAAATTATGA
- the LOC122089730 gene encoding uncharacterized protein LOC122089730, with product MQYVSNIKATWGITGCTIMSNSWTDIKKRSWVNVIAYSPGGAVFFKCIECGINRLTSTFLFNEIYDVIEKVGPNNVVQFISDNGSNFCSCGDMLSGKWRHIYRTNCAAHGINLLLKDIHKKVKWVREVIKDGKLVVDYIHRHTGIVALMRKFTNNRDIKQPCKTRFGTYFFMLQSLIIVENELRLFVASSEWRAFQFNRAEMAVRTVRIIQSDTFWEGVKEVVAFMEPLIRILRLADSDGSTVGYLYEAAERAKETLRKFVENDGGKYLIIMDLF from the coding sequence ATGCAATATGTTAGCAATATAAAAGCGACATGGGGTATCACAGGTTGCACAATTATGTCTAATTCTTGGACTGACATAAAGAAGAGGTCATGGGTTAATGTGATTGCGTACTCTCCTGGGGGTGCTGTGTTTTTTAAATGTATTGAGTGCGGTATAAATAGATTAACTTCCACAtttcttttcaatgaaatttaTGATGTCATTGAAAAAGTTGGACCAAACAATGTTGTGCAATTTATTTCAGATAATGGTTCTAACTTTTGTTCTTGTGGTGATATGTTGTCTGGAAAATGGCGTCATATATATAGAACAAATTGTGCTGCTCATGGGATTAATCTGCTTTTGAAAGATATTCACAAAAaagttaaatgggtgagagaAGTTATAAAAGATGGAAAACTTGTAGTGGATTATATTCACAGGCACACAGGTATTGTAGCATTGATGAGAAAATTCACCAACAATAGAGATATCAAGCAACCTTGCAAGACAAGGTTtggtacttatttttttatgctgcAGTCTCTTATTATTGTTGAGAATGAGTTGAGGCTTTTTGTTGCATCATCTGAGTGGAGAGCCTTTCAATTCAATAGAGCTGAAATGGCAGTGAGAACTGTTAGAATAATTCAATCAGATACATTTTGGGAGGGGGTAAAGGAAGTTGTTGCTTTCATGGAGCCACTTATTCGTATTCTTCGCCTTGCTGATTCAGATGGTTCTACTGTAGGTTACTTATATGAAGCAGCAGAAAGGGCAAAAGAAACATTGAGAAAATTTGTGGAGAATGATGGAGGGAAGTATTTAATCATAATGGATTTGTTTTAA